TGTCCAATCTCGCTCCCGGAAAGCGGCTTTAGCACCAGATTAAGTTCCAGCCTGCGGTTAATGGCCTGGATCAGGGAGGGATAAAAACCGCGCAGCTCGCCCTGCGGTGTCCGCCAGGATTCAAAATTATTGGCGTCATAGATCCAGACAGGCACCGGCTCTGCGGCCAGCAGGGCAGTGGGAGTCCCCCAGGAAAAGGCGATGAGCAATAATAAGACGATGCGTGGCGTCCGGCAGCGCAGGTGCACAGGTGATCCCCATGTGGTTTTTATTGTCTTTTGCTGAAGTCTAGCTAACGGCGTGGGGATGGAGTAGGGATTTTTTAACTTTCTGTTAACGCTGCGCAGGGCAGCCGGGCAGTCTGAAATTGTGAGCGCATCTTTGTTTTTTAAAACAAGTTTTCACTTAATTTGAAAGCGTGTTTGTTTGATAGTAAGGTGAAGATGAAACGCTATCCACTGCGGGAAGACCCGCCACGTATTCAGGAGAGAAAAGATGAAAATTGCACTGATGATGGAAAACAGCCAGGCAGCCAAGAATCCCATCATCCTCAATGAGCTAAAGGCCGTCGCGGACGAAAAAGGCTTCCCTGTCTATAACGTGGGGATGAGCGATGAGAACGATCACCATCTTACCTATATTCACCTGGGCATTATGGCGAGTATTTTGCTCAATTCCAAAGCCGTCGATTTCGTCGTGACGGGCTGCGGTACCGGTCAGGGTGCGCTGATGTCGCTCAACATTCATCCCGGCGTGGTTTGCGGCTACTGCATTGATCCGGCTGATGCCTTCCTCTTTGCCCAGATCAACAACGGCAACGCCCTTGCACTGCCGTTCGCCAAAGGGTTTGGCTGGGGTGCCGAGCTGAACGTGCGTTTCATCTTTGAGAAAGCCTTCACCGGTCGCAACGGCGAAGGGTATCCGCCAGAACGTAAAGAGCCTCAGGTACGCAACGCCGGGATCCTCAACCAGGTGAAAGCGGCCGTGGTGAAAGAGAACTACCTTGATACGCTGCGCGCGATTGACCCTGAGCTGGTGAAAACCGCCGTATCCGGCCAGCGCTTCCAGCAGTGCTTCTTTGAAAACTGCCAGGACAAAGAGATTGAAGCTTTCGTCCGTGGCATTGTGGGCTAACGGTGCTTTACCGGGCGGCGCAACGCTCGCCCGGTTTTCATGACGACGGCTTCGCCGAAACCGCGCTGCCTGCATCTTTTGCCAGGCGCAGCGTGTCAAACATGCCTGCCAGACAAATCACCGCGATAACGACAAACGCAAGCCGAAAGCTGATGCCGGGAACGGCTGCGAGTCCGAAAGCATCGCCGATCTTCTCTCCGAGACGAATGCCAATGGCCCCCAGGGTGATACCTAATCCCACCGCAAGCTGCGTGGCGGTTGAAAACAGCGTATTGGCATAGCTCATCTGTGCGGAAGGCACATCGGCAAAAGCGAGGGTGCTTACCGCAGTAAACTGAATGGAGCGGAAGACGCCGCCGAGATAGAGGATCAGCATGATGAGCCAGACGGGGGTTGTGGGGGTAATAAACGCGCAGGCCAGCAGCGCCAGCACGTTCAGCGCGCCGTTGATCAGCAGTAACCGCTTAAACCCGAGGCCGCGAATAAGCGGCGTGGTCGCCGGTTTAATGGTGAGATTGCCGACGAACACCGCCAGCACCAGCAGGCCTGCATGAAAGGCGTCCATCCCGAACCCCACCTGAAACATCAGCGGCAGCAGAAAGGGAACGGCGCTGATCGAGGCGCGAAACAGCGAGCCGCCGTACATCGTGACGCGAAAAGTGGCAACCTGCATCGCCTCGAGTCTTATCATTGGCCACGCGGCGCGGCGGAAATGGCGCAGCGCAACGCTCAGTGCCACCCCGCCCACGATGAACAAACATACCGTCAGTCCCATCCTGACGTGCTCCCCGCCCATCAGTTCCATGGCGTAAACCAGGCTCACCATGGCAACAGTGGTGGCTATAAACCCCGGTGTATCGAACGGACGACGGCTCTCATCCCGCAGATCGGGAATAATTCGCAGCGCCAGAAGAATAGCCGCAATGCCTAACGGGACGTTGATGAAGAAAATCCAGCGCCAGTCAGCAAAGTGGGTGATAAACCCGCCCAGCGGCGGGCCAATAATCGGGGCAACCAGTGCCGGCCAGGTGAGGGTGGCGATGGCGGCGATCAGCTGGTGTTTCGGCGTGGTGCGCAGTACGGCCAGGCGTCCGACGGGAACCATCAGCGCGCCGCCCATCCCCTGAAGCACCCGCATCGCCACAAACGCATCAACGGTTGTCGACAGACCGCAAAAAACCGAGGCCAGGGTGAAGATCGCCAGCGCGAGGGCAAAGACTTTGCGCGCACCGAAACGGTCCGCAATCCAGCCGCTGGCGGGGATCAACACCGCCAGGGTAATAAGGTATGCGCTGATTCCGATATTCAGATCCACGGCCTGCACGCCGAAGCTTTTTGCCATGTCCGGCAGGGCGGTGGCAATGACCGTGCCGTCAAGAAACTCCATAAAGAACGCGCCGGCAACTAAAAGCGCCGCAGGCGATAAGCCTCGGTTCGCTTTCCCGGTGATGTTTTCACTCATCCTGTCCTGCCGTATCAAAAAAAATGATAAAAATTTACTGGAATTTATAGAACCATAACTCACGGATTTACCAATGCTTTTTTAACAATACAGCAGCATTGCGCCCGTTTTTGACTGTGATATGCATCACAAAATCATTGATTTTTGTGATGGTGGTCATATTATAAGCGCAGAGAAAATAACACCTGCATAACACGTTACTGGAGCATCAAATGAAACTGCGCAAAATCCTGAAAAGCATGTGGGCAAACTACTGCAACACCTTCAAAGACGTCCCACCGGGTGCGATGTTCTGATAAAAACCTGCTTCGGCAGGTTTTTTTATGTCTGCTGGCGACGAGAGGGAGATGAAAGGGCGTACGTTTTGCTACTATGGCGGCCTTTAAAAAAGGAGAAACCCCATGTCACAAAACCTGAGCGCCGATCAGGAACTGGTATCTGACGTCGTCGCATGCCAGTTGGTTATCAAACAAATCCTTGATGTGATTGACGTTATCGCGCCGGTAGAAGTGCGCGAGAAGATGTCCACCCAACTGAAAAACATCGATTTCACCAGCCATCCTGCTGCGGCCGATCCGGTCACTCTTCGCGCGATCCAAAAAGCCATCGCGCTGATCGAGTTGCGTTTCACGCCGCAGGGTGAGTCTCACTAAAATAAACCGATGTTTTGAATTTAGAAACCGTTTTCTGCTCAAACGGCGAAGGGCGACGCTGAACGTCGCCCGGAGAAGGATTCAGAAGAACGTTTGTACCAGCAGATAGCTGGCCGCACACGCGCAGCTCACGCCGATAAGTCCAGGCAGAATAAAACTGTGGTTGATGATGAATTTGCCGATGCGGGTCGTTCCTGACCTGTCGAACCCGATGCAGGCCAGATCGCTCGGGTAGGTTGGCAGCACGAAGTAACCATAGGAGGCCGGGAAGAAGGCGATCAGCATTTTCGGATCGATGCCCAGCATTAGCCCCATCGGGGCGACGGCGGTGAGTGCCGCCGCCTGGCTGTTCACCAGCTTCGACACCAGAAACAGGACGATGGCGTAGGTCCACGGATGGCTTTTGACCACCCCCTCCAGCGCCATTTTCAGCTCATCAAGATGCGCCTGAAAGAAGGTGTCGCTCATCCACGCAACGCCAAACACCGAGAAAATGGCGACCATCCCCGCTTTAAAGACCGCACCGTTAGAAATGTCAGAGGCGTTGACCTTGCAGGCTATCAGCATCACCGCCCCGGCAATCAGCATCATCATCTGGATGACGAGGTTCATCGACAGGGCGGTTAATTTGCCTTTTACCTCGAAGGCCGGCCGCAGTTCTGGCAGCGCACCCAGCAGGACAACCACCGCGATCCCGGCAAAGAAGATCCATGTCGACCAGTAGGCCTGTTTTGGAAAACGCTGATTCATCAACGTTTCCGTTCCGCCGTAGATAAACTCGCGTTGTTTCGGATCGCTTAACTTTTTCTGAAACTCGGCGTCATCCGCCAAATCTTTACCGCGACGCAGGCTCCACAGGGCCGCGACGGCTACCCCGAACAGCGATGCGGGAACGGACACCGCCAGGATTTCGAGGATCCCCCACGCGTGCCCAATCCCGTGCTGGGCGCCGAGGATCGACACCAGTGAAACGACGGCTACCGAAACGGGGGAGGCGGTGATCGCCATTTGAGAGGCAACCGATGCCACGGCCATCGGGCGCTCTGGCCGTATCCCTTTTTTCAGCGCGATATCGGCCACAATCGGAAACATGGTGTACACCACATGCCCGGTGCCGCAGAGAAACGTCAGCGTCCAGGTGGTAAAGGGCGCGAGGAGGGTAATGTGCTGCGGGTGTTTGCGCAAAAGCCGCTCGGCGAACTGCATCATCACGTTCAGGCCGCCCGCAGTTTGCAGCGTGGCGGCGCAGCCGATAACCGCCAGGATGGTCAGCATCACGTCGACCGGCGGTTTGCCGGGCTGAAGCCCAAACACGAAACTGAGAATAAACAGGCCAATCCCGCTTATCAGCCCAAGCCCCATCCCGCCGAAGCGGGTGCCGACCAGCAGGCAGAGGATAATGACAACAAACTCAATGGTGATCATGATGCTCCCTCGTCAATGATAAAGTCTCTGGCTAAATCATTACACGAAGCAGGGTTATTCATTGGGAGCGGGATCGGATTTGTTAAATCTTAAAGAAAGCAGGGAGTTGCTGTGAGAGGGGAGCCTGCCCCTATTGCGGGGGCAGGCAATGACGACTCAGTGCTGTTGGCAGGTAACAATGTCGAGCAGGTGACGATCGGTTTGTTCGAGGCACAGACCTTCACGTTTGGCGTTGCGAATCTCATCCGCCAGCGCCTTCAGCAGCATGCCGTCCTGCTGCTGCTCTTTGTTCATGTCGCGCAGGAAATTCAGCGTGGTGCTGTCCTGCTGCGCCTTCGCTTCTTCCGCCAGTTTGCTTAAGGTGTCGCAACGCTGCTCATATTCCTGCAGCGTTTTCTGGAAGAGTTCTTCGAGGGAGGCGTAGTGTTCTTCCGTCATTGCGCGCGCGGTGACGATGGGATTTGCCCCGACATCCTTCATAAAGTCGAAGACGCGCATCATATGGGTGACGTTATTCTGCGCCTGGCTACGGAAAAAGGTAGCCGTACCGTTGAGGCTTTTTTCAGAACACCACTCGCTCAGATGAAGATGCAGATTAGAGGCATAAAACTCAAGGTTCATCTGGGCATTCAGTTTTTGAATCATCGTTTGGGTAGCCATACTCATATCCTTATTGATGCTGGGACATAACGTCCGCTGCTTAACCTGACCCGGCAGGTTGTGATACAGACCAAAGAGATCTTATTTTCAGAAACAGGTTTTCTGCTGTGGCGCGTACTGACCGAATGTTCACTTCCTGTGTTCGATATAAAA
This region of Enterobacter cancerogenus genomic DNA includes:
- a CDS encoding RpiB/LacA/LacB family sugar-phosphate isomerase, yielding MKIALMMENSQAAKNPIILNELKAVADEKGFPVYNVGMSDENDHHLTYIHLGIMASILLNSKAVDFVVTGCGTGQGALMSLNIHPGVVCGYCIDPADAFLFAQINNGNALALPFAKGFGWGAELNVRFIFEKAFTGRNGEGYPPERKEPQVRNAGILNQVKAAVVKENYLDTLRAIDPELVKTAVSGQRFQQCFFENCQDKEIEAFVRGIVG
- the azuC gene encoding stress response protein AzuC, producing MKLRKILKSMWANYCNTFKDVPPGAMF
- a CDS encoding anaerobic C4-dicarboxylate transporter — translated: MITIEFVVIILCLLVGTRFGGMGLGLISGIGLFILSFVFGLQPGKPPVDVMLTILAVIGCAATLQTAGGLNVMMQFAERLLRKHPQHITLLAPFTTWTLTFLCGTGHVVYTMFPIVADIALKKGIRPERPMAVASVASQMAITASPVSVAVVSLVSILGAQHGIGHAWGILEILAVSVPASLFGVAVAALWSLRRGKDLADDAEFQKKLSDPKQREFIYGGTETLMNQRFPKQAYWSTWIFFAGIAVVVLLGALPELRPAFEVKGKLTALSMNLVIQMMMLIAGAVMLIACKVNASDISNGAVFKAGMVAIFSVFGVAWMSDTFFQAHLDELKMALEGVVKSHPWTYAIVLFLVSKLVNSQAAALTAVAPMGLMLGIDPKMLIAFFPASYGYFVLPTYPSDLACIGFDRSGTTRIGKFIINHSFILPGLIGVSCACAASYLLVQTFF
- a CDS encoding DUF2766 family protein; this translates as MSQNLSADQELVSDVVACQLVIKQILDVIDVIAPVEVREKMSTQLKNIDFTSHPAAADPVTLRAIQKAIALIELRFTPQGESH
- a CDS encoding non-heme ferritin-like protein, encoding MATQTMIQKLNAQMNLEFYASNLHLHLSEWCSEKSLNGTATFFRSQAQNNVTHMMRVFDFMKDVGANPIVTARAMTEEHYASLEELFQKTLQEYEQRCDTLSKLAEEAKAQQDSTTLNFLRDMNKEQQQDGMLLKALADEIRNAKREGLCLEQTDRHLLDIVTCQQH
- a CDS encoding MFS transporter, whose translation is MSENITGKANRGLSPAALLVAGAFFMEFLDGTVIATALPDMAKSFGVQAVDLNIGISAYLITLAVLIPASGWIADRFGARKVFALALAIFTLASVFCGLSTTVDAFVAMRVLQGMGGALMVPVGRLAVLRTTPKHQLIAAIATLTWPALVAPIIGPPLGGFITHFADWRWIFFINVPLGIAAILLALRIIPDLRDESRRPFDTPGFIATTVAMVSLVYAMELMGGEHVRMGLTVCLFIVGGVALSVALRHFRRAAWPMIRLEAMQVATFRVTMYGGSLFRASISAVPFLLPLMFQVGFGMDAFHAGLLVLAVFVGNLTIKPATTPLIRGLGFKRLLLINGALNVLALLACAFITPTTPVWLIMLILYLGGVFRSIQFTAVSTLAFADVPSAQMSYANTLFSTATQLAVGLGITLGAIGIRLGEKIGDAFGLAAVPGISFRLAFVVIAVICLAGMFDTLRLAKDAGSAVSAKPSS